The following is a genomic window from Malus sylvestris chromosome 7, drMalSylv7.2, whole genome shotgun sequence.
ttggagtgctaataacacttCCTGATTAAAAACAATGAAGGAAAGATCACGGGAGGGTATGCAAAGAATGCGTTGTATCCAAGCTGACTaacaacaaaataagaaaagagataaaagtagaaaacaaaagagagaAGATTAAAAACAATGAAGGAAAGATCAAGGGAGAGTTGGAGGAGATACGCATGGTGGGCAGGCATCTATAAAAGTTAAGAGAAAGAGATAGAAGCTAATAACATTGTCTGATTTACAAAACCCTAACttttctacacacacacaccttctATGCATACATCTCAAACCCCACTCCATCTTCCACCTCATACcaacttttgcttttcttttcattACTTTTCTTACCCATTTGCCTTGGATGCTCTCATGGTTTTGTCATTGGGTTCTTGTCTTCTCTTacataaatttaaaagaaaaatctttttagttctttttcctttcttatGTGCAACCCTATTTTGCTTGGAAATATAGGAAATGGTCTTCAGAATTCATCGCTCAGTTCATTTCTTTGCAACTAAGGAAATATCAATTTGAAGAGATTCGTTTAGGAGCCGTGAATGACATAATTGGTGCAGAAAGCTTAGGAATATGCATGCAGAAATAACCAGAAGAGAAAAGTGATTTGAACTGTCATACTATTCATGATTTAGAAAAACATCTAAGTTTTGGAATATGATTCTTGAAAGCGATCCCTAGTAACTTATTGATAAccatttcctttgttttttgatcttagttttattattttatttttctagggGAGAAAACACATTGGAGAAAGGATTCATATGGAAGAAATGTACATGAAAAGatacacaaaataaaaactaaaactcaaaagaaaatgttATTAACACTCTAACATAGTCGTTATACACTCATTTAATTGCAGCTCTCAAGATCAAAACGTGAAAACCATCTTAAGTTGGTTTTAATTTCAAGTCTTTGTTTCATAATTTCTTCCATTTAAAGGTCCTTCCTCCCTTCATCATTTTTTCACTCCTATTTTTTGATGATATATCTCTCTATCtctaacccaaaaaaaaaaatgacaatgaAAATCTAAAACCTAAATTGTACTAtcaacatatatttttttttaaccaatttcaaTCCCATTTGAAGAGGAACTGTATGTGATTGAGATATATAATTCTTGTTAGTACACAGTCAACATATTTTCTAAccatctacatgttttttttataataaccTCTACAAGATTTGATGGTGGCTTTGTATTGATTGAAGATGCATATGCATGGGCTGTTCAATTAAGCTTTATGTTGTGTCCTACGCAATTTATTTTGAACTTTGAAGAGGACAAAAGCTGCCAAATGACTTTAAGAAGGGTGGCTTTAGCATATCATTGTTCTTTCaaaataactgaaaaaaaaaatccctcaCTCCTAGTCCTAGGAGGAGGCTTCTCCAAGACAAAAGTGCTTACACCAATTCCTTAATAAAAAGTTGTTATCATCATTATACTTTCCAAAGGAAGGTCGATTTTCTTTCTTGtacaacaagaaaaaaaagtgtGTTGCTTTTATGGGCCTCCATATCTAGGAAGATGCTTAGATGGGTCTCTCTCTAtccttctatctttgcctcccTTGCCTCGCTCTCATGGAATCTGCTTTCAGCTGTTGAAGTGACATGGGCAACAATGGAGGACCGGCAGGTCCATCCAAGAGGGGGATTGCATTTGATTTTAGTGAAGATAAAAATGATATATATCAAAAGGAAGGTACTTTCCACTATTACATGCTTGTGGTCTTTCCCTTTCTTCATCCAAATTGGGCCAGATAGAGACCTAAAGATCAGGACCATACTTGCTTAGTTGTATAGATTTTGATATTTTCATTAAGGGCATGCTTGTTTTGCATTAGAACTCACCATGCAAAATGCCCTTTAAAATCTCACTTAACTTATAAAAATATGAACAAATAATTCTGAATTAGTAAACGTCGGTCATGGTTTTATTTGGGTTGAAAACAACTCATAGCTAGGGCTAAACTTTAATTTGTGGGGCTGCCCTCATTTGTGGAAGGCGATACTTCCACCTCTTCTCTAAATAATTGACAAGCTAATCCCTAATAAGTCTGAAAATGACTATACTTTGTCTTTTGAAAAAGCCTATTTCATGGATGAGAAATTCCCATTGTTCCTCGATTATTCCTAGTTCTTGAAAATATCTTTGTTCCCCCGACTAGCCTCGCCCCTAAATTTTTCTGGACAATCCAATTTTGATCAATAAGTATAGAATTCAGTTCTTCTGCTGCCTCGAGTTGAAGCATATAAACAGAGATGTACACgtgaagaaaatgaatgaaGCTGATGAAATGTCGAGAGAAAAATCAATTTCTTGGATCACACAAGGGACTTTAAATCTCCGTCATCATTCACTTAGAACTTTTCCATAGTAAGAAATTGGAATCTCTTATTTGATGGCAAGGAAATACTATATATACGCAcgtaaaaataaatttagagCGGGGAAATAGAAACTTTTCTATACCCACCCTGGGTAATGCTTGGGAGATTAAATgagtagactaaattttgtaaactaaatgacatgaaaatttataattggattattacttagtgttgattaacgtgcttatttctaaTTGGtgacattatttagtttgcaaatttagtctacaaacgtagtctacctagcattactcataCCCACATAGACTTGAATGGGGCAATGGAGTTTTGCTTCAAACAAAGTAAGAAACAAAGTGAATGCAGTCatcatgaagaagaagagagcGATCGAGAGAATCCTACTGTCAGAACCAAGACCTTGGATTTTTGGTCTCAAGGACACTACATGTTAGACAAGTAGAAACGTAGTTGGACTCTATGTATAATTATAATCCTAGTTATAGTTGTATTCCTAACTTGTAGGGATAATTTCTTGCTAACCAAGTTATGTAattgtatatatttgtgtttcaCGTATCAATGAAATATACTTCAAACTCATATATCTTTTTCTACATGGTATACAGAGCAGGTTTCAAAACCTCgcctttctttattttatttttttcggcAGCCTTCTGCTGCCCTTCTTGTTCTTCCAGCATGGGAGACAATGATCACAGTCACCCTTTTTTTCTCCACCATTCTGATCACCCTAATCTTGTCCTTGTCTCTAAAAAGTTAAATGGAGACAATTATACCACCTGGGCACGTGGAATACATATTTCTTTAAGCGTCAAGAACAAACTTGGCTTTATTACTGGTGACATTGAAGAACCATCCTCCTCCGAGGATCCTGATACGCACGCAGCTTGGCGCTGCTGCAACGATATGATTCTTTCTTGGCTTCTTCACTCTTTGAAGCCTGAGCTTGTCGAGTCCGTTCTCTTCTCCACCACTGCCCAAGCTGTCTGGGATGACCTTTGCGAACGGTTCTCTCAAAGCAACATTCCCCGCATATTCCAACTCAACCGTGAACTCGCCACCATCTCCCAAGGTACTTCATTTGTCTCCGCCTATTTCACTCGTCTCAAAGGTCTTTGGGATGAACTTGCCTCGTACAATGAACATTGCACCTGTTCTTATGGCGCTAAGAATGACCGGCAATAGCTTATGCAATTTCTCATGGGACTCAATGAGTCATTCTCCGTTATTCGGGACCAAATCCTTTTGATGAATCTTCTTCCCACTGTTCGCCAGGCTTGTTCCTCAGTCTCTCAGGCAGAAAAGCAACGCTCGTTGGGCTCCCTCCGCTCTGCAGATCAACCTGCTGCTATGGTGGTCTGTGGCTCCTCCTCTCGTACATCCTCCGACCGTCCCCCTCTTCACTGCACCTATTGCAACTATGACTTTCACACCCGGGACAATTGTCACAAACTCCATGGCTACCCTGTTGGTCATCCCCTCCATGGGCAACGGTGGCGGCCACCCAGTCGCTCCTACACATCCCCTGCCACAACCGGTTCTTCACGCGGCACTGCGCGCAACAACAATAATAAAGGCACTCGGCCCACCACCAGTCTCCAGGCCCACCCTCCCACCGTCCCTCCCTTAGCCCATCATGTGCATGGCCCACTTACCTTGCAGGATGTCCAAGTTGCAATGCCACATCTTTCTGCGGAAGAACACTCCCGTCTCTTTGCTGCCCTCACTACTGTTGCCGACCTTCCTTCGTCTCCTCAGGCTCATGCCGTTTTTAATAATGACTTTGCCAAAGGTTTGTTACCTGTAACTTCTCATCTTGGTCAATGGATCCTTGATAGTGGAGCTACCGATCATATTACTTCTTCAgcttcttgtttggttaatacTTCCGCTTCGCACTTGCCACCTATTTCTTTGCCGAGTGGTGCTACTGCTCCAATTACTTTAACTGGCACTCTTCGTTTAAATTCCTCCGTTACTTTAGACGATGTTTTATGTGTCCCTAATTTTAAAGTGGACCTTTTATCGATTGGTAAACTTACAGACGGATTATCGTAATCCATAACTTTTTTTCCCTCTTGGTGTGTTTTGCAGGACTTGGTTTCGAAGGCGATGATTGGTGTGGGTAAGCGACGTGGCGACCTATATTACCTAGTGGCACTTGCCTTCTCTCTCCCCACCCGTCACCTTCTCTGCAATGCCATCAACATCCCGTCCTCCCTATGGCATAGGCGCCTTGGTCACCATTCCTCAACTTGTTTGCAAGCTTTAGCCTCCAattttcttcattgttcttttgATTCTAGTAATGTTTGTGATGTTTGTCCTTTGGCGAAACAAACTCGTCAACCTTTTGGTTTAAGTTCTATTTCAAcaacttttccttttgctttaatCCATTGTGATATTTGGGGCCCGAATCGTCAatcttctctttctggggctcatTATTTCTTAACCAATGTGGATGATTTTTCTCGCTTTACATGGGTATTTCTCATGAAACATAAATCCGATACTCAACAGCTAAtcaaggatttttttttcttatgtcACCACCCAATTCCATACTAAAATCCAATGCATTCGTATTGATAATGGCGGTGAGTTTTTTTCTCTACGCAATTTTTTCTCCGATAATGGGGTCCTTTTTCAAACTTCTTGCGTTTAtacccctcaacaaaatggcgTCGTTTAACGTAAACATAGACACCTTCTCGAAACCGCCCGTGCCATTCGCTTTCAATCCCATCTTCCTCTCAAATTTTGGGGTGAATGTGTCCTTACTGCTACTTATCTCATCAATCGCCTCCCCACCCGTCTTCTCCATAATAAAACTCCTTTTGAAGTTCTTCATAATAAACCCCCCACCTATGACCACTTCCACGTCTGTGGTTGTCTAGCCTATGCCACCTCTGTCATTACTCCCACTAAATTTTCCCCTCG
Proteins encoded in this region:
- the LOC126630108 gene encoding uncharacterized protein LOC126630108, whose amino-acid sequence is MGDNDHSHPFFLHHSDHPNLVLVSKKLNGDNYTTWARGIHISLSVKNKLGFITGDIEEPSSSEDPDTHAAWRCCNDMILSWLLHSLKPELVESVLFSTTAQAVWDDLCERFSQSNIPRIFQLNRELATISQGTSFVSAYFTRLKGLWDELASYNEHCTCSYGAKNDRQ